From the Rana temporaria chromosome 3 unlocalized genomic scaffold, aRanTem1.1 chr3b, whole genome shotgun sequence genome, one window contains:
- the ACAP1 gene encoding arf-GAP with coiled-coil, ANK repeat and PH domain-containing protein 1 encodes MTVTVDFEECLTDSPRTRAAMETVESEVFDLESRLEKLVKLSSHMVDGGRQYCTSSRHFVCALRELSHHSQEDTMLKDCLERFSDSLNKIIDNHLELLDSIQQSFKHKLHHLLKEDIRSFRDSRKELERCREGLESALNHNSEISRKKAQEVQDAAVSVQTSRKAFRERVLDYTLQINVIQGKKKFDILEFMLQLIDAQTGFLTQSHTVLKNVEEYRKGLATQVRGSGDNTPPVEGKK; translated from the exons ATGACCGTCACCGTGGACTTCGAAGAATGTCTGACCGACTCGCCCCGTACCAG GGCCGCCATGGAAACGGTGGAGTCGGAGGTGTTTGATCTGGAGAGCCGGTTGGAGAAG CTGGTGAAGCTCTCCTCCCATATGGTGGACGGAGGACGTCAGTACTGCACCAGTAGCCGTCACTTTGTCTGCGCCCTGCGGGAGCTGTCCCACCATTCCCAGGAGGACACCATGCTGAAG GATTGCTTGGAGCGTTTCTCTGACAGTCTGAATAAAATTATAGACAATCACTTG GAGCTCCTGGACTCCATCCAACAAAGCTTCAAACACAAACTGCACCATCTGCTGAAAGA AGACATACGTTCCTTCCGAGACAGCCGAAAGGAATTGGAGCGCTGCAGAGAGGGGCTGGAGAGCGCCTTGAACCACAACTCAGAGATTTCTCGCAAGAAGGCGCAGGAAGTGCAGGACGCGGCGGTGTCGGTGCAAACATCCCGCAAGGCGTTCAGAGAGCGAGTCCTGGATTATACGCTGCAG ATCAACGTCATCCAAGGGAAGAAGAAGTTCGACATTTTGGAGTTT ATGCTGCAGCTGATAGACGCTCAGACTGGTTTCCTCACACAGAGTCACACCGTCCTGAAGAATGTGGAGGAATATCGGAAGGGCCTGGCCACACAGGTGAGGGGGTCAGGAGATAATACTCCCCCTGTAGAAGGGAAAAAATAG